The Prionailurus viverrinus isolate Anna chromosome B2, UM_Priviv_1.0, whole genome shotgun sequence genome contains the following window.
ATGGCCGGGGCTCAGAGCCCTGCTGGGGAGCAAGTCAGCCTCTGCTTCTGGCCTTTCCAGCTGCAGAAGATGCAGGCTCTGGAGAGGGAGCAGGACGCCCTGTGGCAGGGGCTGGAGCTGCTGGAGCACGGCCAGGCCTGGTTTGAGGGCCGTCTGAGGGAGGCACAGCAACAACAGCTGCATCTGGGGGCTCTTGGTGAGGTATGGGGCTTCTGTGCGGCACAGGGGGGCTCTGGGGGCACGGGGGACATGTGGACACAGCCTGACACCACCCTGGAAAGGCAAGAGTTAATGGGCAGGGATCATGAATTGTAATGACTGGATGCCACCAAGTGCAGGTTGGTGTTCATTGTCGGGATTGGAGGAGGCCGGTCTGCATTCCATTCAGAGGGACCTGATTTGGATCACTCCATTGAGATGGGGGAGTGGCCTGGATTATTCCAATGGGTCAGGACTGGACAGGGAGGATCCATAAAGAACAGGGAAAGGGGTACTATCCCACCTGAGGGGGATGTTGAAACGGGACTGTTAAAGAGATGGTAGGGAGAGTATTGGATTTTtctacctggggggggggggcggttctgtGGTGAGGGGATCCAGCTGGAGAGGTAATGGCCTGTGGTGACAGAAGAGCAGCAGATGGACCTCAAGGTTTCACCATGTTGTCAGCCTCTAACTCctcctttagaattttctatcaGATTTACACTCAGAGCCTGGTGGCCCCCAGTTAGCCCAGATTCAAAATGTGAACATCTGTTTGCAGAATCTGATTCAGGAGAAGGTGagtttattgtttttagtttgtACTCTCGGGAAGTGGGGGTAGAGAGGGGACTTGGGGTCAGCACTGGTttaacagagaaaagcaaatcccagcctcctctccctcccagttCTCCCCACATCCCTCGAATCAGGCTAGTTCCTGTGCCACCCAGGACTGGAAGGGAAGGCCAAGGAAGCAGACGGCATGGCAGCAGCAGGTAAACTGTAGGGAAGTGGGGGGCAGGGCGGAAGCCCCCACCCGCAG
Protein-coding sequences here:
- the SAPCD1 gene encoding suppressor APC domain-containing protein 1 isoform X2: MAGAQSPAGEQVSLCFWPFQLQKMQALEREQDALWQGLELLEHGQAWFEGRLREAQQQQLHLGALGENFLSDLHSEPGGPQLAQIQNVNICLQNLIQEKFSPHPSNQASSCATQDWKGRPRKQTAWQQQVNCREVGGRAEAPTRRRGGAQMPTPVLSSSSVVKAAERRHSAQRGDCSAGLPQYAEGPHPCVKPPLDFLSW
- the SAPCD1 gene encoding suppressor APC domain-containing protein 1 isoform X1, whose protein sequence is MGSQGPGGLPLVQAPYTVLLLPLGTSRQDPGARSFFLWLQKMQALEREQDALWQGLELLEHGQAWFEGRLREAQQQQLHLGALGENFLSDLHSEPGGPQLAQIQNVNICLQNLIQEKFSPHPSNQASSCATQDWKGRPRKQTAWQQQVNCREVGGRAEAPTRRRGGAQMPTPVLSSSSVVKAAERRHSAQRGDCSAGLPQYAEGPHPCVKPPLDFLSW
- the SAPCD1 gene encoding suppressor APC domain-containing protein 1 isoform X3 gives rise to the protein MGSQGPGGLPLVQAPYTVLLLPLGTSRQDPGARSFFLWLQKMQALEREQDALWQGLELLEHGQAWFEGRLREAQQQQLHLGALGENFLSDLHSEPGGPQLAQIQNVNICLQNLIQEKFSPHPSNQASSCATQDWKGRPRKQTAWQQQLSRQQKGGTQPKGETAQLGCPNMRRGPTRV